The Candidatus Bathyarchaeota archaeon genome includes the window ATCCCATATCCCTTTCTAAACGAGAAATTAAAAAAGCAGCTTTAAAAAAAGCTATAGAAGTTTTAAGGCTTGTTAAAATGCCTTCTCCAGAGAAAATTATAACGCAATATCCTCATGAATTAAGCGGGGGCATGAGGCAAAGAGCTATGATAGCTATGGCTCTTTCATGCAAACCTGATTTGCTTATAGCCGATGAAGCTACAACAGCTTTAGACGTCACTATTCAAGCTCAAATCCTTAAGTTAATAAATGAAGTTAAAAAAGAAGTTGAAACATCAATTCTTATAATAACTCATGATTTAGGGGTTGTCGCTGAAACATGCGATAGAATTGCTGTAATGTATGCGGGGCTTATTATTGAAGAAGCTGACACACTCTCGTTATTTAAAAATCCTTTGCATCCATATACAAAAGGGCTTTTAAACGCTATTCCAAAACTTCACGGCAGTTCTTCAAGATTGAAAATTATCCCAGGTGCAGTTCCAAACTTGATTAATCCCCCTTCAGGTTGCAGGTTTCACCCTAGATGCGAATACGCTATGAATATATGTAAAGAAAAAGAACCTAAACTTAACGAAATTGAATTTAACCATAAGGTTTCATGTCATCTTTATAGGTGAACCATTTTGATTAACAATGCTATTTTAGAAGTTAAAGGTTTAAGAAAGCTTTTCCCAATTAAAGAAGGTGTTTTAGGGAAAATTAAAGGTTACGTTTATGCTGTTGATGGTGTTAGCTTTAAATTAAAAAAAGGGGAGACGTTAGGTTTAGTTGGTGAATCAGGCTGCGGAAAAACAACTGTGGGAAGATGCATTTTAAGGTTAATAGAGCCTACAGAAGGCGAAATAATATTTAATAACGTTAACATAACTAATTTATCGCCTTCTGAATTAAGAAAGTATAGGCGTGAAATGCAAATTGTTTTCCAAGATCCTTATGCTTCGCTTAACCCTAGATGGACAATAAAAAACATTATAGGTGAACCTCTTTTAATTCATGGTTTAACTAAAAAAAGAGATTTGCATAAGCATGTTCTTGAGCTTCTTTTAAAAGTTGGTTTAAGCGAAGATCATTTAAATAGGTTTCCTCACGAGTTTAGCGGAGGCCAAAGGCAAAGAATATGCATAGCTAAAGCTTTAGCTCTTAAACCAAAATTTATAGTTTTAGATGAGCCTACATCATCTTTAGATGTTTCAGTTCAAGCTCAAATCCTTAATTTATTAATGGATTTACAGCAAGAGCTTAAGCTTACATACCTTTTTATATCTCATAACTTAAGCGTAATAAAGCATGTAAGCAATAGAATAGCCGTAATGTATCTTGGTAAAATTGTTGAAATAGCTGATAAAGAAGATTTGTTTAATGCTCAAATTCACCCTTACACTAAAGCTTTATTTTCAGCCATTCCAATTCCAGATCCAGAGTTAACTAGAAAAAGGAATAAAATAATTTTAAAGGGTGATGTTCCAAGCCCAATTAATCCCCCTTCAGGTTGCAGGTTTCACCCTAGATGCGAATACGCTATGAATATATGTAAAGAAAAAGAACCTAAACTTAATGAAGCTAAAAAAAACCATTTTGCAGCTTGCTATTTAACAGCGTGAAAATTTTTGAATGAAGAAGAGAAAAAATTAACTTGGAAAGATTACCTAGCCATAATTTTAGCAGCTTTACAAACAACGCTTTTACCATTTATTTTATTGCTTATCGCTATGCTAATCATAATGTTAATATTTATTAAAATCTAGTTAAAAAATTAAATTTTCAATTTAAAACTAAGCGAAACAGGTGAAAGCTGAATATGGAAATAGGCATATCAAACCATCCGTTATTTAATTTAAACCCAATAGAATTCTTTAAGTTAGCGAAGAAACTTGAAGTAAACAGGGTTGAAATTAAACTAGACGATTTAAGATTTAAAAACTTTCTTTTAAACGAAAGAAAACTTAACGATTTTAATTTTAAATTAAATTTTCACCTGCCTGTTGTCGATGTTAATCTTGGAACGCCACATAAAGATTTACGGGGAAGCTTTGAAAAAATTTTGTTCAAATCAATGTTTTTAGTTAAAAAAGTTAACGCTGAAATAGTTGTATGCCATGCTGGAAGGCTTAACAGAGTTTACCCTAAAGCTTTATTGCCTAAAGTTAAAAATGAAACAATAGAATCTTTAAAAAAGCTTTTTAAAACTTCAGAAAACTTAGGAGTTACGTTTACTCTTGAAAATGATAGAAAAGCCTTCAGTCCATCTTTAGCTGGAGATTTAAACTCTTTTCAAGAAATGCTTAATAAAATTGAATGCAAAGCAACATTAGATATTGGTCACGCTAACACTTTCAGCAACCCAATAGAATTCATAAAAAACATTAACCATAAAATAATTAACATTCACATTCATGATAATAACGGCGATAAAGATGAGCATTTACCATTAGGAAAAGGAAAAATAAACTTTAAAGAAATATTAGCTTCATTAAAAGAAGTTGATTGGAGCGGCTCATTAATTATTGAAGCCCATAACCCTAACGATATGATTGAAAGCCTCAATAACTTACGCAATTTAATAAAAACTTTTCAATAATTTTTTAAACTACTCTCAACATTTTGAAGCTTTAATTAAAGCTTGATAATTGGTAATTCTCCCATTTTCTTGAAAAATGCAAAGAAAAAATAGCACACATAGATCTTATATGGTATAGAAAACAAAAAAGTAGTGTAATCCATATGTTCAATGAGTTAAGGTACGGCCTTAATGAGCAGGTACGTTTATTTGCTGCAATTCTAAAGATATATTTGAAAATCCAGTTTAAGAATCATATAGATGCATTTTTCGATAAAAGGTTGAAATCTGTCATACAATTGATTTTAGAGGTCTTGAATTAGATTACCTTACGATTACCGTAAGTGACCTTTTTAGAAAAATGTAGATCATTAAAATGAATAAGAAAGATGGTGAAGATATTATTAGTTTTACTTAGAGAACATGATATAGGAGAGGAAGATAAAGAAATGATTAATCATAATTATATCTCTAAATTATTATCTAAAGATTAGGGCTTCTATTATACAGTAATAATGAACATGGATAAAGTTAAAGCTTTTCTTTCTCGTTATGAAGTATTATCTTTGGAAGATAGAAATGATGTTAACTCAAAGCTTGATATGCTTTAAGATTCTATAGAAAAAGCTGAAAAATTAAGTTTGAAGATGCGAGCAAAAATAGGTGCAAGAAAAATGTTATAGAGAGGTTGAGGAAACTGGGATTTAAATAATTTAACGAGTATCTTTAGCTTGTTTTCATTTACTATAACTGTATTTTTCGCCTATCCTTAATATAATTGTTTTTATTTTATATTTTCGTAGCTTTACTTCCCGTTCCACAAGATTCGGATTTTCTAATGAAAAGCTCCAAAGATCCCAATGCATTGGAATTAAAATTTTTGCGCCAAGATCTCTAGCTATTTGAACCACTTCACCTGGGTTGTTATAAATTTTTTGTCCAGGGGGATGTTTCCTAAACTTATAAGAGC containing:
- a CDS encoding ABC transporter ATP-binding protein; translation: MLEPLLKIRNLKTYFFTYAGVVKALDGVNIDVYKGETMALVGETGCGKSVTSLSILRLIQPPGKIVEGEIWFKGKDLLKLTDEEMRKIRGKEIAMVFQDPATYINPVLTIGDQIAEVIMLHQDLRKEALEMKIEELTEKLERKPSEKLKNKIEEFKEALKNPISLSKREIKKAALKKAIEVLRLVKMPSPEKIITQYPHELSGGMRQRAMIAMALSCKPDLLIADEATTALDVTIQAQILKLINEVKKEVETSILIITHDLGVVAETCDRIAVMYAGLIIEEADTLSLFKNPLHPYTKGLLNAIPKLHGSSSRLKIIPGAVPNLINPPSGCRFHPRCEYAMNICKEKEPKLNEIEFNHKVSCHLYR
- a CDS encoding ABC transporter ATP-binding protein, with protein sequence MNNAILEVKGLRKLFPIKEGVLGKIKGYVYAVDGVSFKLKKGETLGLVGESGCGKTTVGRCILRLIEPTEGEIIFNNVNITNLSPSELRKYRREMQIVFQDPYASLNPRWTIKNIIGEPLLIHGLTKKRDLHKHVLELLLKVGLSEDHLNRFPHEFSGGQRQRICIAKALALKPKFIVLDEPTSSLDVSVQAQILNLLMDLQQELKLTYLFISHNLSVIKHVSNRIAVMYLGKIVEIADKEDLFNAQIHPYTKALFSAIPIPDPELTRKRNKIILKGDVPSPINPPSGCRFHPRCEYAMNICKEKEPKLNEAKKNHFAACYLTA
- a CDS encoding sugar phosphate isomerase/epimerase; the encoded protein is MEIGISNHPLFNLNPIEFFKLAKKLEVNRVEIKLDDLRFKNFLLNERKLNDFNFKLNFHLPVVDVNLGTPHKDLRGSFEKILFKSMFLVKKVNAEIVVCHAGRLNRVYPKALLPKVKNETIESLKKLFKTSENLGVTFTLENDRKAFSPSLAGDLNSFQEMLNKIECKATLDIGHANTFSNPIEFIKNINHKIINIHIHDNNGDKDEHLPLGKGKINFKEILASLKEVDWSGSLIIEAHNPNDMIESLNNLRNLIKTFQ